A genomic segment from Leptolyngbya boryana PCC 6306 encodes:
- a CDS encoding glycosyltransferase family 4 protein — protein sequence MQFSSRKLLTIGHSYIVPLNRRLANEMARISGSDWDITIVSPLALKGDLRPLQLRQDQDDRCVLEGVSMRWQQSTHVMMYHDRLREILQQKWDLVHCWQEPYVVSGGQVARWTQPKTPLVYFTCQNNPKSYPPPFNWIETYSMQRAAAWIYAGQTVANTLKQRRHYDLPTRHIPHGVDVELFAPDLAARQKVRQQLEWDTGDVPVIGFLGRFVPEKGLELMMRSLDQISQPWRALFVGTGGMEADLRSWGARYGDRVRVCTTVRHDQVPHYLNAMDLLCAPSQTTKSWREQFGRMLIEAFATGIPVIGSDSGEIPYVIGDAGIVVKEKDQTAWVQAISMLLNDPDQRNVFSKKGLDRAHSTYSWSVVARQHLEFFDSILERSNSLMSLY from the coding sequence ATGCAGTTTTCTTCTCGTAAACTCCTGACCATTGGACATTCCTACATTGTTCCGCTCAATCGCCGCCTCGCCAATGAGATGGCGCGCATTAGTGGATCAGACTGGGATATTACGATCGTTTCACCTCTGGCATTAAAAGGCGATTTAAGACCTTTACAACTTCGGCAAGATCAAGACGATCGCTGCGTGCTAGAGGGAGTTTCGATGCGTTGGCAACAGTCAACCCATGTGATGATGTATCACGATCGCCTCCGAGAAATTCTTCAGCAAAAGTGGGATCTAGTTCATTGCTGGCAAGAGCCTTATGTGGTGTCAGGAGGGCAGGTTGCACGATGGACTCAGCCTAAAACGCCACTTGTCTATTTCACCTGCCAGAACAATCCAAAGTCTTATCCACCCCCGTTCAATTGGATTGAAACCTATTCGATGCAACGTGCGGCAGCTTGGATTTATGCAGGTCAGACCGTCGCAAATACACTAAAGCAGCGTCGTCACTATGATCTGCCAACTCGACATATTCCGCATGGCGTTGATGTGGAGCTATTTGCACCCGATCTTGCTGCAAGGCAGAAGGTTCGACAGCAGTTGGAATGGGACACAGGAGATGTGCCTGTGATTGGTTTTTTAGGGCGGTTTGTACCTGAGAAAGGGCTAGAGCTAATGATGCGATCGCTCGATCAAATTTCGCAACCTTGGCGTGCTCTGTTTGTTGGGACGGGAGGAATGGAAGCGGATTTACGATCTTGGGGTGCGCGTTATGGCGATCGAGTGCGTGTCTGTACGACCGTGAGACATGATCAAGTTCCGCACTATCTGAATGCGATGGATCTGCTTTGCGCGCCAAGCCAGACGACAAAAAGCTGGCGTGAGCAATTTGGCAGAATGTTAATTGAAGCATTTGCTACTGGAATCCCGGTAATTGGCAGTGATAGTGGAGAAATTCCTTATGTGATTGGCGATGCTGGGATTGTTGTTAAAGAAAAGGATCAGACAGCTTGGGTACAGGCAATCTCGATGTTGTTGAATGATCCAGACCAAAGAAATGTCTTCTCAAAAAAAGGACTCGATAGGGCACATTCGACCTATAGCTGGTCAGTCGTTGCACGACAACATTTAGAGTTTTTCGACTCGATTTTAGAAAGAAGTAATTCGCTGATGTCACTTTACTAA
- a CDS encoding class I SAM-dependent methyltransferase: MQATTWIRPESLSLLDVGCNVGAFLKTCQQAMPRLKLAGVEINETALAIAQRQLPGIDLHHDYGQASYRICVVLQKVDTVESREDAENA; the protein is encoded by the coding sequence ATGCAAGCAACCACTTGGATTCGCCCGGAAAGTCTATCGCTCTTAGATGTAGGCTGTAATGTTGGTGCTTTTCTCAAAACCTGTCAGCAAGCAATGCCGAGATTGAAGCTTGCAGGGGTTGAAATTAATGAAACCGCACTTGCGATCGCACAACGTCAACTACCTGGAATTGATCTGCATCATGATTATGGTCAAGCTTCTTACCGGATCTGTGTTGTACTGCAAAAAGTAGATACTGTTGAGAGTCGAGAGGATGCTGAAAATGCTTAG
- a CDS encoding FkbM family methyltransferase, with protein MLRSIVRNSIAAPLRALPYFRGKYRLAPVLIPLLTDYQNEQDCLVEVKLRDGSLMRIDLRSFTEQRSFFAGDYDGGLLKRFASILQPDSVVLDVGANVGFYSISLGRKLKTLGGKLWAIEPVSPNYDRLVYNIQLNHLEETVFPLQTALGNETGWIQLHLSKGTDELSTTGNAVLCQGNTATVVESNCSAPITTLDALARTHNITACDFIKVDIEGAELEFLRGGQKFLATHRPIIYGEFNPDWCQQFGYSFLDVAEFFSSWNYHFYQQIGRDCFIPVQTITPTLQDVLLIPAETSVETLAKLGVKG; from the coding sequence ATGCTTAGGTCTATTGTTCGTAATTCAATTGCGGCACCGCTTAGAGCTTTACCTTACTTTCGAGGAAAATATCGTTTGGCTCCAGTCCTCATTCCATTGCTGACGGACTATCAGAATGAGCAGGATTGTCTGGTTGAAGTTAAGCTTCGAGATGGAAGTTTAATGCGCATCGATTTGAGAAGCTTTACCGAACAAAGATCTTTTTTTGCCGGAGATTATGACGGAGGGCTGCTAAAACGTTTTGCTTCAATTTTGCAGCCAGATAGCGTTGTTTTAGATGTTGGTGCGAATGTTGGCTTTTACTCAATTTCCTTAGGTCGAAAACTGAAGACATTAGGCGGTAAGCTTTGGGCAATTGAACCTGTGTCCCCAAACTACGATCGTTTAGTCTATAACATTCAACTCAATCATCTAGAAGAAACAGTCTTCCCACTCCAAACTGCATTGGGCAATGAAACTGGATGGATTCAACTTCACCTGAGTAAAGGGACAGATGAACTCTCAACAACAGGAAATGCTGTTCTGTGTCAAGGCAATACAGCAACGGTTGTTGAATCTAATTGTTCAGCCCCAATCACAACCTTAGATGCACTTGCGCGGACGCACAATATTACTGCCTGCGATTTCATCAAGGTAGATATTGAGGGAGCCGAACTTGAGTTTCTCAGAGGCGGACAAAAATTTCTAGCGACTCATCGCCCGATTATCTATGGTGAGTTTAACCCTGACTGGTGTCAGCAGTTTGGCTACTCTTTCCTAGATGTTGCAGAATTTTTCTCGTCTTGGAACTATCACTTCTATCAGCAAATCGGGCGAGATTGTTTTATTCCCGTCCAAACTATCACACCCACTTTGCAAGATGTTTTACTGATTCCAGCAGAGACAAGTGTGGAGACTTTAGCAAAGTTGGGAGTAAAAGGTTAA
- a CDS encoding glycosyltransferase, with amino-acid sequence MRAALLCDYPEEQWHSMDLCAQMLLSHWRMDRRWQLDPIRPPFHHRVARLPKLRGRKVAFNSDRLLNRFWDYPNYVKRLASQFDIFHVCDHSYAQLVHELPAERTGVYCHDIDAFRSLIEPGQEPRPGWYRAMSQRILDGLQKAAIVFYSTASVRQQLEHYQLVNPDRLIQASYGISLEFSPIETAPSLFPELADFPFILHVGSCIPRKRIDVLLDVFAQLRDRHPNLRLVKVGGDWTSEQNEQLDRLEIRSRLIQFHNLSTHEIAALYRRSAAVLVTSQAEGFGLPVIESLACGAIAVVSDLPVLREVGGEAAIYCPVGEIATWVETVDAVLVGQRTPEKSLRLAQASRYSWQTHTKAITQAYLQLGAR; translated from the coding sequence ATGCGTGCTGCTTTACTCTGTGACTATCCCGAAGAACAATGGCACAGTATGGATCTCTGTGCTCAAATGCTGTTGAGCCATTGGCGTATGGATCGCAGATGGCAACTTGATCCGATCCGTCCTCCTTTTCATCATCGAGTGGCTCGTCTCCCGAAGTTAAGAGGTCGAAAAGTTGCCTTTAATAGCGATCGCTTACTGAATCGCTTTTGGGATTATCCAAACTATGTGAAAAGGCTAGCATCGCAATTTGATATTTTTCATGTGTGTGATCATAGCTATGCTCAGTTAGTGCACGAACTTCCCGCAGAGCGAACAGGAGTGTATTGTCATGATATTGATGCATTTCGATCGTTGATTGAACCAGGACAGGAACCTCGACCCGGTTGGTACCGGGCAATGTCTCAGCGGATTTTAGATGGATTGCAAAAAGCAGCGATCGTCTTCTATTCGACGGCTTCGGTTCGACAGCAACTTGAACATTATCAGTTAGTCAACCCTGATCGTCTAATTCAAGCCTCTTATGGCATTTCTCTAGAGTTTTCTCCAATTGAGACAGCACCATCGCTGTTTCCAGAACTAGCAGACTTTCCGTTCATTTTGCATGTGGGAAGCTGTATTCCTCGGAAGCGAATTGATGTTTTGCTGGATGTGTTTGCACAGTTGCGCGATCGACATCCCAATTTGCGATTAGTCAAAGTCGGCGGAGACTGGACTTCAGAGCAGAATGAACAACTCGATCGTCTAGAGATTCGCTCTCGTCTGATTCAGTTTCATAACCTTTCAACTCATGAAATTGCTGCACTTTATCGTCGCTCTGCGGCTGTTCTCGTCACTAGTCAGGCAGAAGGCTTTGGCTTGCCTGTGATTGAGTCGTTAGCTTGTGGTGCGATCGCAGTTGTCAGCGATTTACCTGTGTTGCGAGAAGTGGGGGGAGAAGCAGCCATTTATTGCCCAGTCGGTGAGATTGCTACTTGGGTAGAAACGGTAGATGCGGTATTAGTCGGGCAACGAACACCAGAGAAGTCATTGAGACTCGCTCAAGCTAGCCGATACTCTTGGCAAACTCACACGAAAGCCATTACTCAAGCTTACTTACAATTAGGAGCACGATGA
- a CDS encoding glycosyltransferase family 4 protein: MKLLFFNQVGFIGGAERILLSSIAALRSRQPNAEITLIVGSSGALIEAAEALGVQVICLSMPTVMSRIGDSHLKGEFRFAKKAKTFLQIMRSLSAILSYLKRLKQLIRRIQPDLIHSNGVKAHALLGLLGQLNCPVIWHIQDFYSTRPIMAKVLQRLNRSATGAIALSQAVKNDAQALMQVPIEVIYPAIDHQYFRIEGKRSPVLRIGLVATFARWKGHDIFLKAAAQVMSEIRGMSIQFQIVGAPIYSTQGSQFSLEELQTNVAKLGLEQVVEFVGFQPDTVSIYENLDIVVHASTQPEPFGLVIAEAMAFGKAVIVANAGGAAELVNNYEDAIAVPPGDVQALAQALIQLIRNPQMRQELGRNARRTAIEKFNRDRMADELLTLYDRWGGLNQTLCIF; encoded by the coding sequence ATGAAACTACTGTTCTTTAATCAAGTTGGGTTTATTGGTGGTGCAGAGCGAATTTTACTGAGTTCGATCGCGGCTTTGCGATCGCGGCAGCCGAATGCTGAGATTACTTTAATTGTCGGATCATCGGGTGCTTTGATTGAGGCAGCAGAGGCGCTCGGTGTGCAAGTGATTTGTCTATCGATGCCTACTGTAATGAGTCGGATTGGCGATAGCCATCTCAAAGGAGAATTCCGATTTGCTAAGAAAGCCAAAACATTCTTACAAATTATGCGATCGCTAAGTGCTATTCTCAGCTACTTAAAAAGATTAAAGCAACTCATTCGCAGAATTCAACCGGATCTGATTCACTCAAACGGAGTTAAAGCTCATGCTTTACTTGGATTACTCGGCCAGCTAAATTGCCCAGTGATCTGGCATATTCAAGATTTTTATAGCACGCGCCCAATTATGGCGAAAGTTCTTCAGAGGTTGAATCGATCTGCAACTGGAGCGATCGCGCTTTCTCAGGCCGTGAAAAATGATGCTCAAGCTTTAATGCAAGTCCCGATTGAAGTGATTTATCCAGCGATTGATCATCAATACTTTCGGATTGAAGGAAAGCGATCGCCGGTTTTACGGATTGGTTTAGTCGCGACGTTTGCACGCTGGAAAGGGCATGACATTTTTCTGAAAGCTGCTGCACAAGTGATGTCGGAAATTCGAGGGATGTCGATTCAATTTCAGATTGTCGGTGCGCCTATCTACAGCACCCAAGGCTCACAGTTTTCGCTAGAAGAACTACAGACCAATGTTGCAAAGCTAGGGCTAGAACAGGTTGTTGAGTTTGTTGGATTTCAGCCAGATACAGTTTCTATCTATGAAAACCTAGATATTGTTGTTCATGCAAGTACTCAACCAGAGCCTTTCGGCTTAGTGATTGCAGAAGCGATGGCATTTGGAAAAGCAGTGATTGTTGCAAATGCGGGAGGAGCCGCAGAATTGGTCAACAATTATGAAGATGCGATCGCAGTTCCGCCTGGAGACGTTCAAGCACTTGCACAAGCTTTGATTCAACTGATTCGGAATCCGCAGATGCGACAAGAGCTAGGACGAAATGCAAGACGCACTGCGATCGAGAAATTTAATCGCGATCGCATGGCAGATGAATTGCTGACTCTTTACGATCGCTGGGGTGGACTCAATCAAACGCTTTGCATCTTCTAA
- a CDS encoding saccharopine dehydrogenase family protein, whose amino-acid sequence MTKQVLILGGSGRIGSKVAEDLIAHTSANITIAGRNLVTGNSICQQLGDRAQFKAIDLTAPSDLRAAVSQADLVVHCAGPFHYRDASVLQICIDEGVNYIDVSDHPSFTRKALAYRANAESADVTAVINTGIFPGISNSMVRRDVEQLDHAEKIHLSYVVAGSGGAGVTVMRTTFLGLQRPFEAWIDGDWKTVKPYSDREVIDFPKYGKVGVYWFDMPEAFTLPDTFPVKTVVTKFATVPQFYNYLTWSVARWWHPKLLQTKAVIEFLSYVSHFMTDVSDRFSGIGVAIRSEVTGEKNGQPTRCVSTLTHLDTAVSAGIGTGTVAEMLLSGELKKPGVWAIEQALSTELFDRAMQRRGIEIHQELI is encoded by the coding sequence ATGACCAAGCAAGTTCTGATCCTCGGTGGCAGTGGGCGCATCGGGAGTAAAGTTGCCGAAGACCTAATCGCGCATACCTCAGCCAACATTACGATCGCTGGACGCAATCTGGTTACAGGCAACTCAATCTGTCAGCAATTGGGCGATCGCGCTCAATTTAAAGCGATCGATTTAACGGCTCCCTCAGACCTGAGAGCGGCAGTTTCGCAAGCCGATCTAGTCGTTCATTGTGCCGGACCGTTTCATTATCGCGATGCCAGCGTCTTGCAAATTTGCATTGACGAAGGCGTTAACTATATTGATGTCAGTGATCATCCTTCTTTCACGCGCAAGGCATTAGCGTATCGTGCCAATGCTGAATCTGCTGATGTGACGGCTGTGATTAACACAGGTATTTTCCCTGGTATTTCTAATAGCATGGTGCGGCGTGATGTTGAACAGCTTGATCATGCAGAGAAAATTCATTTAAGTTATGTGGTCGCAGGTTCTGGGGGTGCAGGTGTCACGGTGATGCGAACGACATTTCTTGGATTACAGCGCCCGTTTGAAGCTTGGATCGATGGCGATTGGAAAACGGTGAAGCCTTATAGCGATCGAGAAGTAATCGACTTCCCGAAATACGGCAAAGTCGGGGTTTACTGGTTTGATATGCCAGAAGCATTTACGCTTCCCGATACGTTCCCAGTGAAAACAGTGGTTACAAAATTCGCCACGGTTCCCCAGTTTTATAACTATCTGACTTGGAGCGTGGCTCGCTGGTGGCATCCGAAGCTTTTGCAAACGAAAGCCGTGATCGAATTTTTATCTTATGTCAGCCATTTTATGACCGATGTGAGCGATCGTTTTAGTGGCATTGGGGTGGCAATTCGATCGGAAGTGACCGGAGAAAAGAACGGTCAACCGACTCGCTGTGTTTCAACCTTGACGCACTTGGATACTGCGGTTTCGGCAGGAATTGGGACGGGAACGGTTGCAGAAATGCTGCTCTCTGGTGAATTGAAAAAACCAGGAGTTTGGGCGATCGAGCAAGCGTTGTCTACTGAATTGTTCGATCGCGCAATGCAGCGTCGAGGCATTGAAATTCATCAAGAATTAATCTGA